TATCTGGAGCTGAGCAGCCGCCGTGTGGCGGAGATCATCTCGGAGGAGACGGGGGCAGAGCCTCTGCTTCTTCATTCCTGCCATAATGTGACCCGCGCCCAGTTTGAGGCCGGCATCACCTATGTGGAGCTGATGAGGCAGAATATTGAGAATTTGAGAAAAGGACTGGACGAATGAAACCGTTTATAACCTGTGAACACGTAGATTTTGGATATGAGAACCACGACGCGGTCATCGATTTAAACCTGGAATTATATCCGGGGGATTATCTGTGCGTGGTGGGCGAGAACGGCTCCGGCAAGAGCACTCTGATCAAGGGCCTTCTGGGACTTTTAAAGCCCACTGCCGGGACGCTTGTGGTGGCAGAGGAGTTAAAACGCGGAGGCATTGGATATCTGCCCCAGCAGACTGCGGCCCAGAAGGATTTTCCGGCTACCGTGCAGGAAGTGGTGCTGTCCGGCACCTTAAGCCGCCGGGGCAACCGGCCTTTTTACTCGGAGGCGGAAAGGAAGCTGGCCCTCGGCAATATGGAGCGTCTGGGGATCACTGGCCTGAAGAAAAAGTGTTACCGGGAGCTTTCCGGCGGGCAGCAGCAGAGAGTGCTGATCGCACGCGCGCTGTGTGCCACGGAACAGCTGCTGATCTTAGATGAGCCGATCACCGGTCTGGATCCCTCGGCGATCCAGGATTTTTACCATCTGATCCGGAAGCTGAACAGGGAGGATCAGATCACGATCATCATGGTCTCCCATGACATCCGCAACGTCATCACCCAGGCCGGTAAGATTCTGCATATGCAGCAGAGGATCTTGTATAACGGCACGGCAGAGGGATACCGGAACAGTGCAGCGGGAAAAGAATTTCTGGGAGGTGACGAGCCGTGGATATGATCCGGGAAATGTTATCCTACCCGTTTGTGGTGCGCGCGCTGCTGGGCGGCATTATGGTGTCCCTCTGCGCGGCGCTTTTAGGCGTCAGCCTGGTGCTGAAACGTTACTCAATGATCGGAGACGGGCTGTCCCATGTGTCCTTCGGCGCCCTGTCGGTGGCTGTGGCGGTAGGCTGGTCGCCGCTTAAGGTGTCGATCCCCGTGGTGATCCTCGCCGCGTTTTTCCTCCTGAGGATCACGGAGCACGGTAAGGTAAAGAGCGACGCGGCGATCGCCATGATATCTGCCAGCGCCCTGGCTGCCGGTATTATCGTGACCTCTCTGACCACCGGCATGACCACGGATGTGAGCAGCTACATGTTTGGGAGCATCCTTGCCATGAGCAGGGAGGATGTGATCTTAAGCGCCGGCCTGTCACTGGTGGTGCTCTGCCTGTTTGTATTTTGTTACAACAAATTGTTTGCCGTGACCTTTGATGAGAATTTTGCCAAGGCCACCGGCGTGAGGGTGGAGCTTTACAATATATTGATCGCGGTACTGACGGCGGTGACCATCGTTCTGGGGATGCGGATGATGGGGGCCATGCTGATCTCCAGCCTGATCATCTTCCCGGCGTTGACCTCCATGCGGATATTCAAAAGCTTCCGCGGGGTGGTGCTCTGCTCCGGGGTGCTGGCGGTAGTGTGTTTCTGTATCGGAATCATTTTATCCTATGGTTTGTCCACACCGGCGGGAGCCAGCGTGGTTATGGTAAACCTGGCGGCGTTTCTTTTATTCACCGCAGCTGCCGCGCTTTTAAGAGGGCGGGGCAGGAGCCAGGGATTATAACTGTATAACGGAGGAAAGGTAAAAAGGGATATGGGAAATCTATTTGTTAAAAAGCTGTATCAGATGCGCAGTCATCTGACCCAGACCCAGTTCATTGCATACGGATTCATAGGAGTGATCCTTACGGGGACGCTGCTTTTGATGCTTCCGGTTTCCAGTAAGAGCGGCACCGTCAGCCCGTTTCTGAACTGCCTGTTTACGGCAACCAGTGCATCCTGTGTGACGGGGCTGATCGTGTATGATACCTGGACCCACTGGTCGGTATTTGGGCAGCTTGTGATCATCACCCTGATCCAGATCGGCGGACTGGGGTTCATCACCATCGGCGTGTTTCTGTCCATGGTCCTTCGGCGCAAGATCGGTCTGAAGGAACGCGGCCTGATGCAGGAGAGCGTGAATACCCTGCAGATCGGCGGCATGGTCAGGCTGGCAAAAAAGATCATCATCGGAACAGTATTGTTTGAGGGGACCGGGGCGCTGATCCTGGCGCTTCGGTTTATCCCTGAGCATGGCATTATCAAAGGTACTTACTATGGGATATTCCATGCCATATCCGCATTCTGCAACGCGGGCTTCGATCTGATGGGGTGGCAGGGGGAATACAGCTCCCTGGTGAATTTTTATGACGACTGGGTGGTGAATCTGGTCATCATGTCCCTGATCGTCATCGGAGGCATCGGCTTTGTGGTCTGGGATGATGTGAGCCGGAAGGGGCTGAAGGTACACAAATATATGCTGCACACGAAGATCGTTCTTCTGACTACATTCGTTCTGGTATTTGGCAGCGCCTGGCTGTTTTACCGGTTTGAACAGAACAATCTCCTTGTGGGAATGAACACCAGCGGAAAGATCCTGACATCCCTGTTCAGCTCGGTCACGGCCAGGACGGCGGGGTTCAATACGACGGACACTGCGTCCCTGACAGATGCCAGCAAGCTTTTGACGGTGATCCTGATGTTTATCGGAGGAAGCCCCGGTTCTACAGCAGGCGGCGTCAAGACGACTACCATCATTGTCATGTACTTATACCTGTGGTCCACCATCCAGCGTACTTATGGAGCCAATGCTTTTGGCAGACGGCTGGAGGATGACGCTATCAAGCGCGCCAGCACGATCTTTATCATCAACCTGACCCTTGCGCTTGCGGCCTCGGTATATATTATGGCGTCGCAGCAGCTTCCCATGTCGGATGTGTTGTTTGAGACGTTTTCGGCCATCGGCACAGTGGGGATGACCACGGGGATCACCCGGGCGCTTTCTCCCATGTCGCGGCTGACGATCATTTTTCTGATGTATTGCGGACGGGTAGGCAGTTTGTCCTTTGCCCTGTCCTTTACCCAGCATAAGCGGGTGGCTCACGTGCAGCAGCCGGTAGAGCGGATAACGATTGGTTAAGGAGGATATGGATATGAAGTCGATTTTGATTATTGGAATGGGGCGTTTCGGACGCCATCTCTGCATGAATCTGTCCACTCTGGGCAACCAGGTAATGATCGTGGACGAGAAGGAGGAGAATCTGGAAGAGCTGCTTCCCTATGTGGTCAGCGCGAAGATTGGCGACTGTACCAATGAAGCGGTGTTGAGGAGCCTGGGTATCTCCAACTTTGATCTGTGTTTCGTGTGCATCGGCACCAATTTCCAGAGCAGTCTGGAGATCACCAGCCTGGTCAAGGAATTGGGCGGCCGCCATGTGGTCAGCAAGGCTAACCGGGATATCCATGCCAAATTCCTGCTGCGCAACGGCGCCGATGAGGTGATCTACCCGGACCGCGATATCGCTGAAAAGCTGGCGGTGCGTTATAGTGCGAACCATGTATTTGATTATATCGAGCTGACGGATGAATATTCCATTTACGAGATCCCGCCGCTGCCGGGCTGGGTGGATAAGAGTATCAAGGATCTGGATATCCGCAATAAGTACCATATCAGTATCCTGGGGACCAAAGAGAACGGCAAAGCCAAGCTGATGCCCGGCGCTGATTACATGATCCGCCACGACGAGCACCTGATGGTGATCGGCAAGAAGACGGATGTGGATAAGATCTTAAAGGAGCTGCCGTAACGGCGGCTCCTTACAGCCTGCGGTTCTTATATTCCTTTGGGCTTATCCCCGTATACTTTTTAAATATGGCGGAGAAATACGCAGGGTCGTGAAAACCAACCTGTTCAGCTACTTCATAATTTAAGCTTTCTGTGTCGGAGAGCAGTTCTTTTGCTTTTTCGATCCGGGCAAGGTTGATGTATTCAGTCAGCGCCTGCCCGGTTTCTTTTTTGAAGGTGCGGCTGAGATAGGACGGATTGATGGGGATCTCTCCGGCTATCTGGTCTAAGGACAGGCTGGAGGCGAGATTGCTGTCAATATAGGACATGGTCTGTCTCACGATCCTGCTGAAGCCTTCTTCTTTCACCAGAGCATTTCTCAAATGATCCAGGAATTCTGTGATGATTACCTCCAACTCAAAAATATCCGTAGAGCTTTCAATCTTTTGGATGACAAAATCGCTGTTGCCGGTTTTTCCCTTTTTCACAAGCGCACGGAGCCCAATATAATAGATCATGGTGCAGATGTTTTTTACATCTGCTGATTTGGCGAACCTGCTTTTCATGCGGATGAACATGGAATTGACCACGGAGAAAGCGGCTGTAAAGTCGCGGCCTATGATGGCGGTCTCCAGTTCGTTTAAGGAGAGGGCTTCCTCTGCCGTGAGCGCGTCGCCGGATCTTACGGGCAGGTTGCCGCGGTAATATGCGATGGAACCGGTGGAATAGAAATTCTGTGTCAGGGCGTTGATGGATTCTGAGACAGCGGCGGAATACCCGGCTCCCGTACTGTGAAGGGCGCTGATACCGACGGAGACTTCCATACCGTACATGGAGCGTGCCGTCTCCTGGATCTCACGGCATCTGGCGCGGAGTGGGTGGCTGTCCTGGGATGATACGATGCCACAGGGCGGAACATTGCCGGTGTGCGGTCCATTGGCTCCAGGGGGAGTATTGTCGTTTGTTGTTTCCTCTCTGTAAATACTCAGGACCAGGTTGTTATACCGGCAGCAGCCTGCCCATGGATGCGACCCAACAAGCTCTTTCAGCACTGGGATGTCCCCTCCGGGCGGGAGCAGCTGGAAGGCCGCTACGCGGAAGCAGTCCAAACGGATCCCGTATTCCCGGATACGTTCCAAAAGCTCTGCATTGTCCGGATGGTCGGTCAGCTCCTGCAAAAGCTGGTCCTTTAAAAAGGCCAGATCCGACTGTTCCATGTGCCTCTGCTGTCTGGCGGTTATGATCTTTTTCTGGGCATTTTGTACGGCGGCGATGACCTGTTCCTTGGAGATGGGCTTTAACAGGAAATCGCTGACATTGTACTGGATGGCGGTCTGGGCATAGGTAAAGTCGGCGTAGCCCGTCAGGATGATGACCTTGATACCGGGATAGTGTTCGCTTATATATCTGGCCAGATAAAGCCCGTCCGCTTCCGGCATACGGATATCGGTGATCACAATGTCAATGGGATGGTCCTTCAGCTTCTCGATGGCCTCCAGACCGTCGCTGGCGGTGTCGTCGATGGTACAGTTGATGGCCTCCCAGTTGATAAAACGGGAGATCCCTTTGCGTATGGGGGCTTCGTCGTCAACGATCATCAGATGAAATATCATGTTTCCTCCTTTATATCCCGGTTTAGCGGAACATGGAATGAAATGGTAGTGCAGACCAGGGGAACGCTTGTGATGGTGAGGCAGGCGCTGTCCCCGAATAAAAGCCGAAGCCGGCGGTCTAAGTTGCGCAGTCCGATGTGGGTGTGGCTGTCCTCGGCGGACGGCTGGATGGCCTGGATATCAGGGATGGAAGGAAACCCGATCCCGTTGTCTAAAACGTTGATCTCCAGCTGGCTCTCCTGGAGAATCACGTTGACAGCCAGCTTCCCTGCGCCTTTTTTCGGCTCCAGGCCGTGGACAAATGCGTTTTCCACCAGAGGCTGGATACAGAACCGGGGGATCACGTAGCCGTAAAGGTCGGGGCTTACCTGGATCTCCACAGAGATCTTATCCTCGAACCGCATCTTCTGGAGGTAGGTGTAGAGCCGTACATATTGAAGCTCCTCGCCCAGGGTGGTGTAGTTGGACTGCTTTGCCACCACATTGGTCTTTAAAAGCTCACCCAGGGAAATGACCATCTGGTAGATCTCCTCATCGCCTGTCATCTGGGCCTTCCATGCGATGGTATTTAAAGTGTTGAACAGAAAATGCGGGTCCATCTGAGCCTGCAGGGATCGGATCTCCGAATTCTTGAGCAGCAGCTGTTTTTCCATGTTGTCCTTGTAGTAGGTATTTAACTGCTCCAGCATATGGTTGAAGGCTTCGGCCAGGGCGTTGAACTCGGAATACATTTCCACGGGCGGCATGGGGGTTTCCCGGCTGCCCTTTGCGATCATGTTGATATGGCTGATCATGTGGCGGATGGGGGTGGAGATGGCGCCGCTGATGCTTAGGGAGGTCAGTATGGCAGCGCCTGCGCAGGCTAAGAGCACCAGCCAGTATATGCGGAGGGTCTGGTTTAGCTGTTCCACCATCTGGTTTTTGGGGGCGATGACCATGGAGGTGATGTCCGTATTGGCGACCCGGGTGGATGCCGCCAGATAATCCTGGCCTCCCGCAGAGACCTCCTCCGGGAACTGGCTGCTGCCGCCCTGGCCTGCCTGGGCGGACAGTTCCGCTTCATATGGCTCCATAAGCGGCTTTGTGACCATGGACATCTCACTGTTGTACAGGCAGACCGCCCACTGGTCGTCCATGTTGGAATTGAAGTAGCTGCTCCAGGCGTCCTTGTCAACGCCAAACACAATGGCGGCAATCGGTTCACCGGTGTAAGTGCTGTAAATATTCCGTATAAAATAGATGGCGTCCTGTCCCATCCCGGCGCTCCGGATGACCAGGCTGCCGTTGTCATTTGGCACCGACTCTGCAGCCTGCCGCATACTGTCCAGTTCTGCGGCCGTGCCCGTTACCGACACATGATAGTAGTGGTCGGGGGAGAGGAAGATACAGGCGGAATTGATCATGCCTTCATGCCACAGGTAGTTGTTGATCAGCAGGTAGCCCATCTGCTTTTCTACCGCCAGCCGTTTGCGGGCGTCGTGGGTGATCGGCTCCACCTGGTCCCGGATCAGCGTGTTGGACATGAACTGGCTGTTGAGGGAATCGATGAGCCGGATCTGTTCCCCGACTTTTTCGTTGACTCTCCCCAGCTGCTGCATGAGCTGTTCAGTCTGGCTTGAGGTCAGAAGCCGGGCTGTCTTATCATAAAAGAAAATACTGCAGAATATCAGGATGCATGTCACGGTGCCCGTAATGGTCAGGGTAATGTAGGCGCGCAAAGAATGGAGCCTTTTTTTCTTTATGGACGGATTATTCATGGTCGGTCCTCTCGGTCTTTTTAAATATCTTGATCACCTCTCATTATGTCACATTTTGACGGCGGATTCAATTCCTGTGGAATTTTGGACATGAGGTTTATAGAAAAAGTAAAAATATTCATAGAAAAGGCATACGAACTTCCAGCGGTGTTAAATACAGGAAAAATCATATCAAAATATTCCAAAAACAGGTAAAATGACTGTATTCAAAATAAAATAGATCCACTTTATAATAAAATCATCTTGAACGAGGAGGAAGAAACAATGAAAAAAAGAGTATGGAGCGTGCTGATGTGCACCGCTGTGGCGGCGTCTTTGCTGGCTGGCTGCGGAGGCGGCAAGAGTGCGGGAGACGGTGCAAATGGAGCCGCGCCGGCAGCGGGAGAGCAGAAATCTGCGGAAGGCAAGGTGGTACTGAATGTGATCAATTATCATGTGGGTACGGACTATGCAGCGGAATATTATGATTATCTGTTCACCGAATTCCAGAAGACGGAGGAAGGGAAAAATATCGAGTTTAAGTTTGAGGAGATCCCGACCACAGATGCTTATAACCAGAAGATCAAGCTGCTGATCTCCAGCGGGGATCTTCCCGATATCGTTTTTAACGGTGGAAACAATATCACGGAGCTGGCGGTAAAAGCCGGAAAAGTACAGGATCTGACCCCGTTTTTTGACGAAGATCCGGAGTGGAAGGCCCTGTTTGATGAGGAGTCCTTAAAATTCAACTCGGTGGACGGGAAGATATACGGAGTGCCTGTATCCAAGGAGATTTCTTATATCTATTATAACAAGGATCTGTTTGCCCAGGCCGGGCTGACCCCGCCGGAAGTAGCATATGAGACCTGGGATGAGTTCTTTGCGGCCTGTGACACCTTTAAGGAGAAGGGCATAACTCCGCTCGGCATGGATACCGCAGACTTGGGCTGGCTGTCCAACTTATGGTACAGCGGCCTCATCGGAACGAACGGGCAGGCAGGCAACGACTTTATGAATACCATGTATCCGACTGATTACAGCACGCCGGAGGTCTTAAAGGCCACAGAGAGCCTCCAGAAGATGCTGGCCCAGTATACCACGGCAGACGCGGTAGGAGGCAAGTACGATACTATGGCGACTCATTTCTTCAACAGCGAGGTTGCCATGATCCCCAACGGCCCCTGGATGATCCCGGATATCCGCAGCACGGAGAAAGCGCCGGAGGGCTTCTATGACAAGGTTGGCATCATGCTGCTGCCGGAGTACGGCATGGAGATGGTACCTACCCCCGGGGATATGGTAGGAGCGAAGGACCCGGAGAAGATCAAAGCGGCGGTTGCGTTCTTAAAGTTCGAGACCACAAAAGCCAACCAGCTGAAAGGCCTTGAGATGGCAGGGCTTCAGCCGGTATCCACGGATATCGAGATCCCGGCATCCCTCACAGAGGCTGACCCGCTGATGGCGGAGGTGCTGGACATCCAGTCCAAAGCCAAATGGACCTATGGGCAGAACCAGGCATACTGGTATCAGAACGTGATCGATACCTTCTCCACCCAGCTTCCGGAGCTGGCATATGAGAATATCTCCGTGGAGGATTTCTGCAAAAAGCTTTCCGAGGCTGCGCAGAAAAATTAAAACGGACTGCGGTATTGCAACGCGACTCTAAAACATTGACACACTGGTACGGCAGGCGGTATTTTCCGCCTGCCATCTATGTGACCGGAAAGGAGATAAAACGTGAGCACAAGAAATAAAAAACTGTGGATCGCCCTGTTTATTATCCCGTGCATGATCCTGTTCTGCATCGTATATGCGGCTCCGATCGTGACCGTTCTCTATACCTCGCTCTGTGAATACAGCGTTTCTGTGAAACCGAAATTCCAGGGCCTGGGGAATTTTATTGCGATCTTTCAAGACGAGGATTTTATAGAATCCATCAAAAATACGCTCCTGTGGGTGGTGTTACAGAGCACGGTCCATGTGACCATCGGATTTGTTATGGCCCTGATCCTGCGGAGAAAGCCTCACGGCTGGAAGGTGGTGCGCACCGCCTATATGATCCCCAATATCATACCGACGGCGGCTACGGGCGTGATGTTCACCCTGCTGTTAAACCCGTCCTTCGGCGTGATCAAGTCCCTCTGGACAGCTATTGGTATGGATGCGTCCCGGATTCCAAACCTGTTTGGTAATTCCCGGTATGCATTCTGGACTGTGACCATGACCTGGATCCTCTATTCTGGTTTCAACACGATCATCTTTTTGTCGGAGATGGGAGCGGTGGATCCGGCTATCTATGAGGCGGCAAGGGTGGATGGTGCAAAGCCGTGGCAGATGGACCGTTTTATCACGATCCCGCTGATGAAAAATATCTTCGGCACCTGCGTGATCCTGGCGTCTGTCGCCATGGTTTCCCAGTTTGATATCATCTACATGACTACCAAGGGCGGCCCCGGTAACTCGACTTTGAACCTGCCGATCTACCTTTACAAGGCGGCCACTCTGGAAAACAACTTCGGCAAGGCCAACGCGGTCGGCGTGGTCCAGATCGTCCTAGGACTGACCCTGGTGCTGCTGATCCAGAGGCTGTTCCGTGAAAAGAAAGAAAAGAAGGAGGCGTGAGCATGAAAATAGATTCCAAAGCAAAAAAGTGCCTGCTTAGCATTCCCCTGTACCTGTACATGATCTTCTTTGTACTCATCGCCATCGGACCGATGGTATGGGCATTTTTAAGCTCCTTTAAGACATATGCCGAGATCAACTCGTCGGCTGTGTCCCTGCCGTCCACATTCAATTTCAACAACTATAAAGACGCGTTCAAATATGCCCCGATCGCAAAATATTTTATGAACAGTGTGATGATCGTTGGGGTCAGCGTACTGGTGACGGTTTCGGCGGTAGCCATGTGCTCCTATGTGGTATCCCGGTTCAACTTTAAGCTGAAGACCGTGATCATCCTGCTGATCTCCGCCTGCCTGATGCTTCCGGCCCAGGCCATATCCCAGCCGCTCTTTACGATTTTCAAGAATCTGGGTATTTTTGATACCAAGCTGGGACTGGTCATCGTGTACTCCGCCATGGGAATTCCCATGTCCTTCTTTGTCATGACCAGCTACTACGCAACGATCTCCACGGCCCTTGAGGAGTCGGCCTACATAGACGGCGCAACCTTTTTACAGACCTTTTTCGGAATTATCCTGCCCCTTGCCAAGCCGGGGCTGGTGACGGTGGCGCTCCTGCAGTTTATCAATACCTGGAATGAGTTTTATTTCGCACTCATGCTCACCAGCGGCGATACGGCGCGAACCGTTCCGATCGCGCTGAATTATTATATGGGGACGTTTGCCAACAACTATTCGGCGCTGTTTGCGGCGGTGGTCATGACCGTGCTGCCTACGATCGTACTGTTCATCATACTTCAGCGTCAGGTGATGGAGAGCCTGACCGAGGGCGCTGTGAAAGGATAAGCTTATGGACTTGAATAAAAAACCAATCTATCCTGTGGAGCCGTGGAACATCAGGGAGACGGAATTCACCACAGAGTACAACTACAGAAACGAAACAACCTTTGCCCTGTCAAACGGCTATATCGGGACCCGGGGGACCCTCGAGGAGGATTACGGATTTGATGTGGATACGGGGTTGGAGGGCAACTTTATCAATGGGTTTTACGAGAGCGAAAAGATCCGGTACGGGGAAGCTAACTTTGGCTCCCCCGAGTACAGCCAGTCCCTTTTAAACCTGCCGGATTTAAAGAAGATCCGGCTGGAGATCTGCGGGGAAGTCTTTGATATGAGGCAGGGATCCATGGAATCCTATTCCCGGACGCTGGATCTGAAGAATGGGGTACTGGAGAGAAGCCTGTTATGGACCTCTCCGCAGGGACGTCAGGTGAAGCTGTGCATCCGGCGGCTGGTATCCTTCCGGTGCAAGAATCTGATGGAGACCAGCTACGAGGTTATCCCGGTCAATTTTTCCGGAACAGTCCGTTTTACTTCGTATCTTCATGCCGACGTGGAAAACCACACAAGGAAGACCAACCCCATCGTGGATTATGGGCCATTTGGAAGGAAGCTGGAGCCGGTCGGGCTTTCCGCTGCCGGGACGGGCATCTATTACGAGGGGATTACCCAGAACAGCAGGCTGACTATGGCCTGCGGGTGTGAACATGCGGTGCTGTATGATGGGAAGCGGGCTGCGGCAGAAGGGTCTGAGGAAGCGGAAGCCGGTCAGGTTCCGGTGTTGAAGGTAAGTAGCCGTGAGGCTCAGCTCGACGCAGACATTACCCTGCAGCTTGATGCGGAGGCCGGTCATTGTGTGACGCTGGAAAAGTATATGGGCTATACATCCTGCCTTGACATGCCGGAGGGAGAGCTTGCCGCCTGCGTGGAACAGGTATTGGCGGAGGCTGCGGCCCTTGGATTTTCGGGGGAGCGGCAGTGCCAGCGGGAATATATGGATTCCTTCTGGGCGTCCGCGGATGTGCAGGTGGATGGGGATGAACAGCTGCTTCAGGGAATCCGCTTCAACCTGTTCCACATCATGCAGGCTGCGGGACGGGACGGAAGGACCGGCATGGGAGCAAAAGGGCTGACCGGAGAGGGGTATGAGGGGCATTATTTCTGGGATACGGAAATGTATATGCTGCCGGTATTCATCTACACGAAGCCGGAGCTGGCAAGAACGCTTTTGGACTACCGCTACAATACCCTGGATCAGGCGAGGGCCAGGGCGAGGATTCTTGGACATGATACGGGGGCCCTCTATCCGTGGCGGACCATCAACGGCGAGGAAGCGTCCACCTATTATCCGCTGGGCACGGCCCAGTATCATATCAACGGGGATATTGCCTATGCGCTTTGCCTGTATCTGGACGTTACCGGGGATGTGGAATATCTAACGGAGAAAGGTGCGGAGATCCTGATCGAGACGGCGCGGGTGTGGGCGGACGTGGGGAGCTTTGCGGAGTGCCGCGGCGGAAAATACTGCATCTGCTCTGTGACGGGACCAGATGAATACAATGTACTTGTGGACAACAATTTTTACACAAACCTGATGGCGAGAGAGAACTTGAGAGCTGCCATAAAGGCAGTGGATTATATGAAAAACCACGCATGCAGAGCGTATGCTGCACTTGCAGAGCGGATTCATTTTGACTGGAATGAGACGCTGTTATGGGCAAAGATCGTGGATAATATGTATTTTCCTTATGATGAGAAACGGGGAGTCTACCCGCTGGATGACGGTTTCATGATGCGCAAGCCTTGGGATGAGAGCAGGATACCTCCCGAGAAGCGGGCGTGGCTCTATGAGAATTACCATCCGCTGTTCATCATGCGCCACAGGATGTCGAAGCAGGCGGACTCCATGCTGGGAATGTATCTGTACAGCAATCTGTTTACGGAGGAGGAGATCCGGAGAAACTATGATTTCTATCAGGAGGTGACTCTGCATCATTCTTCCCTCTCCACCTGTATCTTTGGGATCGTGGCGAGCCAGATCGGATATCACAGGGAAGCGTACGAGTACTTTTCCCAGTCAGCCAGGATGGATCTGGACGACTACCACAACAATGTCTACGCCGGGATCCACGGCGCCAATATGGCGGGGACCTGGCAGGCGATCGTCAACGGGTTTGCAGGGCTTCGGACCAACGCTTCCAGGCTGAGCTTTGCCCCGCATCTGCCTGAGGAGTGGAACGGGTACACGTTTAAGATCACTTACCGTGGCAGTCTTTTGAAGGTGGACATACGGCGTGGAGCGCATGGAGCTGAAGCGGCTTATACGCTGTTAAAGGGACCGGGACTGGAACTGTTTTCCGGAGGCAAAAAAATCGTTTTGGAGAAGGAAGGAGACTGCTGCTGTGAAAAAATATAAGGCAATCTTTTTTGACTGGGACGGCACAGCCGTGCTGTCCCGGAAGGCGCCCACCGGGCAGGTGGCGGAGCAGATGAAACGTCTGTTGGGACAAGGAGTCTGTCTGGCGGTCATCAGCGGGACCACCATAGAGAATATCGGCGGTGGAAGGCTCCATGAGGCATTTACACCTGGAGAGCGGAAGAATCTGTTTTACGGTCTGGGCCGCGGAGCCTACAATTATCACTTTACAGATGCCGGAGAGCCAGAGATCTTCTGCAATATGGTGCCGGACCGTCCGACCATGGTCAGGGTGCACCGGGCCTGCTATGATATCCATGAGCAGTTGTTTTCGGAGTATGGGTTTGAGACCGACATCATATTCAGCCGCCCCAATTACTGTAAGATAGACTTAATGGTAGGCAATGACCGGGGCGAGCACTTGTTTTTCCAGGATGACGAGCTTGGAAGACTGAAGGAGAGTATGAAAAACCACGGGATCAGGTCAGGGCTGACCGGGCTTCTTGAGCTGGCAGTCCAGGCAGGCAAAAAGCAGAACCTTCAGCTGTCTGCCACCACCGATGCAAAATATCTGGAGGCAGGTTTGACGAGTAAGAGCCATAATGTGGATATCATCCTGGATCATTTAAAAGAGACCCGCGGGATTCTTCCAGAAAACTGTGCTTTTTGGGGGGATGAATATGTGGGAATGGATGAGGGGCTTTTTGGCAGCGACAGCTTTATGATGACAGAAAAATCATGTACAGGAGATTTTTATGACGTGTCGGAAGCTTCCGGGAAACGTCCGGACGGCGTGAACGTGCTGGGCGGCGGTGTCGGGACATTTTTAGAGTTTTTGGAGGAACAGGGGGGAAGTTGGAAGAATAAGTGATAGTAATATTGAGATTGTGGCAGAAGGCCAACACCATAGACACATATGTTTGTTAAAGTACATCAAAAATCAGGAGG
This portion of the Clostridium sp. AN503 genome encodes:
- a CDS encoding extracellular solute-binding protein gives rise to the protein MKKRVWSVLMCTAVAASLLAGCGGGKSAGDGANGAAPAAGEQKSAEGKVVLNVINYHVGTDYAAEYYDYLFTEFQKTEEGKNIEFKFEEIPTTDAYNQKIKLLISSGDLPDIVFNGGNNITELAVKAGKVQDLTPFFDEDPEWKALFDEESLKFNSVDGKIYGVPVSKEISYIYYNKDLFAQAGLTPPEVAYETWDEFFAACDTFKEKGITPLGMDTADLGWLSNLWYSGLIGTNGQAGNDFMNTMYPTDYSTPEVLKATESLQKMLAQYTTADAVGGKYDTMATHFFNSEVAMIPNGPWMIPDIRSTEKAPEGFYDKVGIMLLPEYGMEMVPTPGDMVGAKDPEKIKAAVAFLKFETTKANQLKGLEMAGLQPVSTDIEIPASLTEADPLMAEVLDIQSKAKWTYGQNQAYWYQNVIDTFSTQLPELAYENISVEDFCKKLSEAAQKN
- a CDS encoding histidine kinase, with translation MNNPSIKKKRLHSLRAYITLTITGTVTCILIFCSIFFYDKTARLLTSSQTEQLMQQLGRVNEKVGEQIRLIDSLNSQFMSNTLIRDQVEPITHDARKRLAVEKQMGYLLINNYLWHEGMINSACIFLSPDHYYHVSVTGTAAELDSMRQAAESVPNDNGSLVIRSAGMGQDAIYFIRNIYSTYTGEPIAAIVFGVDKDAWSSYFNSNMDDQWAVCLYNSEMSMVTKPLMEPYEAELSAQAGQGGSSQFPEEVSAGGQDYLAASTRVANTDITSMVIAPKNQMVEQLNQTLRIYWLVLLACAGAAILTSLSISGAISTPIRHMISHINMIAKGSRETPMPPVEMYSEFNALAEAFNHMLEQLNTYYKDNMEKQLLLKNSEIRSLQAQMDPHFLFNTLNTIAWKAQMTGDEEIYQMVISLGELLKTNVVAKQSNYTTLGEELQYVRLYTYLQKMRFEDKISVEIQVSPDLYGYVIPRFCIQPLVENAFVHGLEPKKGAGKLAVNVILQESQLEINVLDNGIGFPSIPDIQAIQPSAEDSHTHIGLRNLDRRLRLLFGDSACLTITSVPLVCTTISFHVPLNRDIKEET
- a CDS encoding sugar ABC transporter permease, whose product is MSTRNKKLWIALFIIPCMILFCIVYAAPIVTVLYTSLCEYSVSVKPKFQGLGNFIAIFQDEDFIESIKNTLLWVVLQSTVHVTIGFVMALILRRKPHGWKVVRTAYMIPNIIPTAATGVMFTLLLNPSFGVIKSLWTAIGMDASRIPNLFGNSRYAFWTVTMTWILYSGFNTIIFLSEMGAVDPAIYEAARVDGAKPWQMDRFITIPLMKNIFGTCVILASVAMVSQFDIIYMTTKGGPGNSTLNLPIYLYKAATLENNFGKANAVGVVQIVLGLTLVLLIQRLFREKKEKKEA
- a CDS encoding carbohydrate ABC transporter permease → MKIDSKAKKCLLSIPLYLYMIFFVLIAIGPMVWAFLSSFKTYAEINSSAVSLPSTFNFNNYKDAFKYAPIAKYFMNSVMIVGVSVLVTVSAVAMCSYVVSRFNFKLKTVIILLISACLMLPAQAISQPLFTIFKNLGIFDTKLGLVIVYSAMGIPMSFFVMTSYYATISTALEESAYIDGATFLQTFFGIILPLAKPGLVTVALLQFINTWNEFYFALMLTSGDTARTVPIALNYYMGTFANNYSALFAAVVMTVLPTIVLFIILQRQVMESLTEGAVKG